ATGAGCCCGTCCGCTCCCCCTGCGACCGCGGCGAATGCCATGGGGGCGACGTAGTGGTAGTTCCCCGTGCCGTGCGAGGGGTCGATCACCACCGGGAGGTGAGTCTTCGTCTTCAGCACCGGGATGGCGGAAAGGTCGAGCGTATTCCTCGTCGCCGTCTCAAAGGTCCTGATGCCGCGCTCGCAGAGGATGACGGACTGGTTCCCTTCGCTCATGATGTACTCGGCGCTCATCAGGAACTCCTGGATCGTCATGGACATGCCGCGCTTCAAAAGGATCGGCTTCTTGATCTGGCCAACCTTCTTCAGCAGTGCGAAGTTCTGGGAGTTGCGGGCGCCGATCTGCAGCATGTCGGCGTAGGAGGCGACGAGGTCGACGGTCTCGGGGTTGATGACCTCCGTCACGAACGGAAGCCCGGTCACCTCGCGCGCCTTCGCGAGGAGTTTCAGACCTTCCTCTTCGAGCCCCTGGAAGGAGTAGGGAGAGGTGCGGGGCTTGAAGGCGCCGCCGCGCAGCATCTGGGCGCCGGCCTCCTTCACCGCCTTCGCCGATTCGATGATCTGCGCCTCGCTCTCGACCGAACATGGTCCGGCCATCACGATGATCTCCTTCCCGCCGATGGCAAGGGTGTCGGTGATAGGCACCAGGCTCTCCTTCTTCACCTCCTTGGAGGCGAGCTTGTACGGCTGCAGGATCGGCACGACGCTTTCGACCCCCTGCATCGACTCGATCGACTGCAGGACGCTTTTGCCCCTCTCGTCGCCGACCGCGCCGATGACGTCGCGGGTGGTGCCGTGAATGATGTGGGGGCGATACCCGAGCTCCTTGATCCGCTTCGTTACCTCGTCCCTGTCCTTCTTCGATGCTCCCGACTTCATGACCACGATCATCTGAACCCTCCCGTTTGGTTCCGAAACGCGAAAGGGCCGGAAGATTCCCCCCCGGCCCTTTTTGAAACTATTGCTGTCAACCAAAGGGGGGGAGTCGCTCCGCCCCGGCTTCGGTTGGTAATTTTGGTCTGCTACCCTTAAATTACACCTCTACCGGGGAAACGGCTAAAGTAAAAGCCGCACCAAAAGTAGAAGTTAAAAAAGGAAAAGTAGCCAGTGTTGTTCATGGATTCAGTTTCTGCCACTTTGGTGACTGCTTGTCAAGGAAAAAGTGCCTGACACTGACTATCAAGTTGTTTGACAATCGGGGGCCTTTCCGTTAATTTGACGAACATGCGAGAAGTGCTATTAAGTCACGGGTTTTCGTCCCTGTTTCTCATGAGTTTTCTCGCCGCCACCCTTCTCCCGATCGGATCGGAATGGCTTCTGGTAGCCCTGCTCCTGGTGAAGAAGGACCCCGTCGTTGCCGTCGCCGTCGCCTGTGCCGGTAACTACCTCGGCGCACTAACCACCTACTGGATCGGTATCTACGGAGGCCCGTTCCTGACGGAGCGGGTACTCGGGCTTAATGAGGAAAAGAGGGGGAAGGCGCATCGCTTCTACGAGCGCTTCGGTGCCTACTCTCTTCTCTTTTCCTGGCTCCCTGTTGTGGGCGACCCGCTCTGCCTCGTCGGCGGCGTGTTGCGCGTGAAATTTCTGCGTTTTTCCCTTCTCGTCTTTGCCGGAAAGCTGGGGCGGTACGCCGCGGTCGCCTGGCTGACCCTGCAGGGGAAGGCGCTCTTCTGATGGAGGTTTGATGCTGGCCTGCCGCAAAAAGGTTCTCTCCAACGGCCTGCGCCTGGTGGCGGTGGAAATGCCGCACCTGCACAGTGCGGAGATGGCCGTCTACCTGAAGGTCGGGGGGCGCAACGACCCGCCGGCAAAGGCCGGGATCTCCCACTTCCTCGAGCACATGCTCTTTCGCGGCACGAGCGAGTTTGCCACCAACCTCGAGTTGGAGGTCGCCTTTGAGGCGATCGGCGGGAGCGTGAACGCCGCCACCGACGAAGAGACCACCTGCTATTTCTCCCGGATCCACCCCTCTCGCATTCCCCGCGGTATCGAGCTCTTCTCCTCCATGCTTCTGCGTCCCGCCCTCACCGGGATCGAGATCGAAAAGAAGATCATCACGGAAGAGGCGCTGGAAGACATCAACGAGCGCGGCGAGGAGACAAATCCGCACAACCTCTCCAGCAGGCTCCTGTGGCCCGGGCACTCGCTCGGGATGCCCACCATCGGCTATCTCGACACCATTCAGGACATCCGGGAGTCGGACCTGAGGGAGCACCTGGCCCGCCACTACGTGCCGCAAAACGGCCTCATCGTCGTCGCAGGACAGGTGGAGCCCGAAAGCTTCTTCGACGCCTGCCAGAAGTCGTTCGGCGACTGGAAGGGGCCGGCTCCGGAAGTATCCGTGGCAGCCTCCGAGGCCCAGGACGCGCCGCGCTCCCTCTTCGTGAAGGACTCCGACAGCCAGGTGAACCTGCACATCGCCTTTCGCGGCTTTGCCCGTCCGGACAAGAGGATGATGCCGCTCCGGCTGATCCGCAGGATCCTCTGTGGCGGCGGCTGCTCGCGCCTGCACCTCGCGCTCAGGGAAAAGCTCGGCATCGTCTACTCCGTCGACGCCTCCATCTCCGCCTACCACGAGACCGGTGCATTTTCCATCGAGCTCGCCACCGCGCCTGAGAACCTCCCCGTTGCCGTGGCAGAGGTACTGAGACAGGTAAGGGCCCTTTCCGTCGAGGAGGTAGGGGAAGAGGAGTTGCAGCGGGTCAGGGAAGGATACTTCTACGACCTCGAGTACAGCCGCGATTCGACCTACGAGATGCAGGTGCGCTACGGCTGGGGGGAGCTCATGGAAATGGTGCGCTCCCTGGAGGAGGACCACGCCGAGGTGGAAGGGATCGGGGCCGGTCAGATCAAGGCGACGGCACGGGAGCTCTTCGAGCCGGCGCGGCTAAACCTCGTTGCTGTGGGCCCTCAGAAAGCTCCCGCGCGTCGCGAGGTGGAGAAGCTTCTGGCGGAGTACCAGAGGCAGTGGGCTTAGAATATCGTCCGACCAGTCCGACCAGTCCGACCAGTCCGACTCGTCCGACTCGTCCGACAGCTTAGAACAACAAGAGGAGCACTGATGAAAACTGCAATCTTACTGATGGCCCACGGCAGCAGGATTCCGGAGGCCAACGACTCGGCACGCGAGATCGCGGCGCGGGTGAAGACCCTTACCGGCTACGAGGTCGTGGAGGTCGCATTCCGCGA
The DNA window shown above is from Geomonas sp. RF6 and carries:
- a CDS encoding YqaA family protein, encoding MREVLLSHGFSSLFLMSFLAATLLPIGSEWLLVALLLVKKDPVVAVAVACAGNYLGALTTYWIGIYGGPFLTERVLGLNEEKRGKAHRFYERFGAYSLLFSWLPVVGDPLCLVGGVLRVKFLRFSLLVFAGKLGRYAAVAWLTLQGKALF
- the aroF gene encoding 3-deoxy-7-phosphoheptulonate synthase; this encodes MIVVMKSGASKKDRDEVTKRIKELGYRPHIIHGTTRDVIGAVGDERGKSVLQSIESMQGVESVVPILQPYKLASKEVKKESLVPITDTLAIGGKEIIVMAGPCSVESEAQIIESAKAVKEAGAQMLRGGAFKPRTSPYSFQGLEEEGLKLLAKAREVTGLPFVTEVINPETVDLVASYADMLQIGARNSQNFALLKKVGQIKKPILLKRGMSMTIQEFLMSAEYIMSEGNQSVILCERGIRTFETATRNTLDLSAIPVLKTKTHLPVVIDPSHGTGNYHYVAPMAFAAVAGGADGLMIEVHPDPERASSDGPQSLKPKHFKTLMEKLRLFADAADRTL
- a CDS encoding M16 family metallopeptidase produces the protein MLACRKKVLSNGLRLVAVEMPHLHSAEMAVYLKVGGRNDPPAKAGISHFLEHMLFRGTSEFATNLELEVAFEAIGGSVNAATDEETTCYFSRIHPSRIPRGIELFSSMLLRPALTGIEIEKKIITEEALEDINERGEETNPHNLSSRLLWPGHSLGMPTIGYLDTIQDIRESDLREHLARHYVPQNGLIVVAGQVEPESFFDACQKSFGDWKGPAPEVSVAASEAQDAPRSLFVKDSDSQVNLHIAFRGFARPDKRMMPLRLIRRILCGGGCSRLHLALREKLGIVYSVDASISAYHETGAFSIELATAPENLPVAVAEVLRQVRALSVEEVGEEELQRVREGYFYDLEYSRDSTYEMQVRYGWGELMEMVRSLEEDHAEVEGIGAGQIKATARELFEPARLNLVAVGPQKAPARREVEKLLAEYQRQWA